A part of Actinobaculum sp. 313 genomic DNA contains:
- a CDS encoding L-threonylcarbamoyladenylate synthase produces the protein MTSTRRDDRAKVLAATDRNIQRAAEIVLAGGVIVAPSDTNMALTRDAWNEAAVRRAFAIKRRPATSPLTLFMRAPGDWPTYTEVPDVDRPIVQALAGSLWPGPLNIVLPRDPQRVPDFIVCGGSTVALGVLSNPTVQRLLDFIGRPVAMTSANLSGQASGVLVDVAMAHDQIGDAVDLILEGGKQGTTASSTIVKVDNGRLTILRQGDIQPQTIRETLAGLPVELAF, from the coding sequence ATGACTTCTACGAGGCGAGATGACCGCGCCAAGGTGCTTGCTGCCACCGATCGGAATATCCAGCGCGCTGCGGAGATTGTGCTCGCGGGCGGTGTGATTGTGGCGCCGTCGGATACGAATATGGCATTGACTCGGGACGCCTGGAATGAGGCCGCCGTTCGCAGGGCCTTCGCGATCAAACGTCGTCCGGCGACGTCGCCGCTGACGCTATTCATGCGAGCTCCGGGCGACTGGCCGACGTACACGGAAGTTCCCGACGTTGATCGGCCGATTGTGCAGGCGTTGGCAGGCTCCTTGTGGCCCGGTCCTCTGAATATTGTGCTGCCGCGCGATCCACAACGAGTCCCTGACTTCATTGTGTGTGGAGGGAGCACGGTCGCCCTCGGCGTGCTGTCCAATCCAACCGTGCAGCGTCTGCTTGATTTCATCGGTAGACCGGTGGCGATGACATCGGCGAACCTATCTGGTCAGGCCAGCGGCGTTCTGGTAGATGTGGCGATGGCGCACGATCAGATCGGTGATGCAGTTGATCTGATTCTGGAAGGCGGAAAGCAGGGCACGACGGCGTCCTCGACCATCGTGAAAGTGGATAACGGAAGGCTAACGATTCTGCGGCAAGGAGATATACAGCCGCAGACTATTCGTGAGACGTTGGCGGGATTACCGGTAGAACTGGCGTTCTAG
- a CDS encoding PQQ-binding-like beta-propeller repeat protein, with protein sequence MRIFDRRTFCSTLALTSTLLAIVLAVAARTEKYVGPSAVAVRHSPIATIVLLALAWLIVGWRLCKYTRKRNLSIAITVAGPLMAAAICLWWWRRTLITDTIGPTSMLWMAAALVAAAVAAGAALSIKRTAGKRGIRSLSAGLALLIPAALAAPLFLTSPPTYLPGHLTTTGATPGQAPQQRELGEDTEVLWVREGLDQPYYGFFNTDAGPVLITRAEAQLLDPATGETIWSYSRGPKQSPVPIASAATTSGDNPTLELTYYVQATDDGRAYYSQVVVLDPATGKTLRWQDAYSANTDDVVAREPDFYVKARWGPSSRLDIRGNRWEMQEDGTYESSEYTFTLPISTAYLSSDPHVYGRLYDTGEMYLLVIELNGPSQASTGEPYTLIYALH encoded by the coding sequence ATGAGAATCTTCGACCGTCGCACATTCTGCAGCACGCTTGCACTCACGAGCACGCTGCTCGCTATCGTCTTGGCAGTTGCCGCACGCACCGAGAAATACGTCGGGCCCTCCGCCGTCGCCGTCCGTCATTCCCCAATCGCCACCATCGTGCTTCTCGCATTGGCATGGCTAATTGTTGGATGGAGACTCTGCAAGTACACGCGGAAACGCAACCTCAGCATCGCCATCACCGTCGCGGGTCCGCTTATGGCAGCGGCCATATGCCTATGGTGGTGGAGGCGTACCCTCATCACTGACACCATCGGCCCCACCTCTATGCTCTGGATGGCCGCAGCGCTGGTAGCCGCCGCCGTCGCCGCCGGTGCGGCACTGAGCATAAAACGCACCGCAGGCAAAAGAGGTATTCGCTCGCTTTCCGCCGGGCTCGCCCTTCTGATCCCCGCTGCCCTAGCAGCTCCGCTTTTCCTCACCTCTCCACCAACATATCTACCGGGGCATTTGACAACCACCGGCGCCACACCCGGTCAGGCGCCGCAGCAGCGAGAGCTCGGCGAAGACACCGAGGTCCTCTGGGTCCGCGAAGGACTCGATCAACCTTACTATGGTTTTTTTAATACCGATGCCGGGCCTGTGTTGATCACAAGAGCCGAGGCGCAGTTACTTGACCCCGCCACCGGAGAAACGATCTGGTCCTACTCTCGCGGCCCAAAGCAATCACCAGTCCCCATTGCAAGCGCGGCGACCACCAGCGGCGATAACCCGACACTTGAACTGACGTATTACGTCCAGGCTACCGACGACGGCCGCGCCTATTACTCGCAGGTCGTCGTGCTTGACCCAGCGACCGGCAAAACGCTGCGGTGGCAAGACGCTTACTCGGCCAATACGGATGATGTCGTCGCCCGCGAGCCGGACTTCTATGTAAAGGCGCGATGGGGCCCCTCATCAAGGCTCGATATACGAGGGAACCGCTGGGAAATGCAGGAGGACGGGACGTACGAGTCTTCCGAGTACACCTTCACTTTGCCGATCAGTACAGCATATCTTTCCAGTGATCCCCACGTTTACGGCCGCCTTTACGACACGGGAGAAATGTACCTTCTAGTCATTGAACTCAACGGCCCATCCCAGGCCTCTACGGGAGAGCCATATACACTGATCTACGCCCTGCACTGA
- the cas1e gene encoding type I-E CRISPR-associated endonuclease Cas1e — protein MARLLPVPVTALPRAQDRMTFLYVEHCVVHREDGALTARDAAGTIRVPAASLLAVMLGPGTSVSHQAMTLLGECGTTAVWVGERGVRYYAHGRSLATSTRLLVAQAAQVSSPQKRLRVARHMYSMRFADEDVSGLTMQQLRGREGARIRDVYREHSQRTGVPWRRRDYRLDDFTASDPINQSLSAAHAALYGVVHSVIVSLGCSPGLGFVHTGHERSFVYDIADLYKAETTIPIAFDVVAEGMSDLTGTTRRRVRDRIFELKVIERSVHDIQSLLDVDDEETLEVNVVSLWDYQKAVVAGGSNYAAVIPDDEGSYPDPEPSGGDAGA, from the coding sequence ATGGCCCGCCTGCTTCCCGTTCCGGTAACGGCGCTTCCACGCGCTCAGGACCGAATGACGTTTTTGTACGTGGAGCACTGCGTGGTTCACCGTGAAGACGGCGCGCTAACAGCACGCGATGCTGCAGGGACTATTAGAGTGCCTGCAGCATCGCTGCTCGCCGTCATGCTTGGGCCGGGCACTTCGGTTAGTCACCAAGCAATGACCTTACTCGGGGAGTGCGGCACGACGGCGGTCTGGGTCGGCGAGCGCGGTGTGCGCTATTACGCTCATGGGCGCTCACTGGCTACATCAACGCGATTACTTGTCGCCCAGGCCGCCCAGGTTTCTTCCCCACAAAAACGCCTGCGTGTTGCGAGGCACATGTACTCGATGCGCTTCGCCGATGAAGATGTCTCCGGGCTGACCATGCAACAGCTCCGCGGCAGAGAGGGAGCACGGATTCGCGATGTATATCGTGAACACTCCCAGCGCACCGGTGTGCCTTGGCGTCGACGTGACTACCGTCTGGACGACTTCACTGCGTCAGATCCCATCAACCAGTCACTTTCAGCAGCACATGCCGCGCTCTACGGAGTTGTCCACTCTGTCATAGTCTCATTGGGATGTTCTCCGGGACTCGGCTTCGTGCACACCGGCCATGAGCGATCCTTCGTCTACGATATCGCCGATCTGTACAAGGCCGAGACAACTATTCCAATCGCCTTCGACGTCGTCGCCGAGGGCATGAGCGACCTTACCGGCACGACGCGAAGGCGGGTACGTGACCGAATATTCGAACTGAAGGTTATCGAACGTTCCGTGCACGATATTCAAAGCCTTCTGGACGTTGACGACGAGGAAACACTGGAAGTCAACGTTGTATCCCTGTGGGACTACCAGAAGGCGGTTGTTGCAGGGGGATCGAATTATGCGGCCGTGATTCCAGATGACGAGGGCAGCTACCCCGATCCTGAGCCGTCCGGGGGTGATGCTGGCGCATGA
- the cas6e gene encoding type I-E CRISPR-associated protein Cas6/Cse3/CasE, producing the protein MMFLTQLKLDIKRRDTRRYLGSPQVMHAVVAAACSGRDANAEADSRESLEAIPTYSDPNDSLGPGRVLWRVDEGAFTTKLYIVSPTTPDMEKLENTAGAGEARTVDYAPFLRKLSEGQLWAFRLAANPMYAKSQDSGNRGKRYGHVSIMHQAKWLLERCEKHGFNIASSDGHGDTPRISAPGENVALDGSASTEQGDDDPAASVNALVVRRERPSFRRRRKDGSGNDRVTINRTVYEGILRVTDAERLRHMLVSGLGASKAYGCGLMTLAYPH; encoded by the coding sequence ATGATGTTCCTAACCCAACTCAAGCTCGACATCAAACGGCGGGACACCCGTCGTTACCTCGGATCTCCACAAGTGATGCATGCAGTGGTTGCGGCGGCGTGTTCAGGCCGCGATGCCAACGCTGAGGCTGACAGCCGCGAATCGCTGGAAGCTATCCCCACATACTCCGATCCGAACGATTCATTAGGTCCTGGGCGAGTCTTGTGGCGGGTCGATGAGGGCGCATTCACAACGAAGCTCTACATCGTCTCACCCACTACTCCCGACATGGAGAAGCTGGAGAATACTGCCGGAGCTGGCGAAGCGCGTACAGTCGACTACGCTCCTTTCCTTCGCAAACTGAGCGAAGGCCAATTGTGGGCCTTCCGTCTCGCAGCAAACCCCATGTACGCCAAGTCACAAGACTCTGGCAATCGGGGAAAGCGATACGGGCACGTTTCCATCATGCACCAAGCCAAGTGGTTGTTGGAACGGTGCGAAAAGCATGGCTTTAACATCGCTTCCAGCGACGGGCACGGCGATACTCCACGCATATCTGCACCCGGTGAAAATGTAGCCCTAGACGGTAGCGCTAGCACGGAACAAGGTGATGACGATCCTGCGGCCTCCGTCAACGCCCTCGTTGTCCGCCGGGAGCGGCCGTCTTTCCGTCGCCGTCGGAAAGACGGTAGCGGCAACGACCGGGTAACGATCAATCGCACCGTGTACGAGGGGATACTGCGAGTAACCGATGCGGAGAGGCTACGGCACATGCTCGTAAGCGGTCTCGGAGCATCGAAAGCCTACGGCTGTGGGCTGATGACGCTGGCCTATCCGCACTGA
- the cas7e gene encoding type I-E CRISPR-associated protein Cas7/Cse4/CasC, whose product MSTYVDIHIIQNLPPSCVNRDDTGSPKSAVYGGVRRLRISSQSWKHATRLYFQDHLDSSELGTRTKRVVGLLASEITTQAADLADDAENLAEEIFKAAGIKTSSPRTTKGAAPKPAESGYLIFLSYRQIVQLAELAVKCSHSGAPLDKKAVKTIFKSDNSIDVALFGRMVADDADLNVDAACQVAHALSTHAAENEYDFFTAVDDAKARSDAEEDVGAGMMGTVEFSSATVYRYATVNLDMLHENLGDKEATLRALTAFVDGFATSMPTGKQNTFANRTLPDAIVVMVRDDQPISFVGAFEEAVKQDSSRGYVARSIDALATYADKVVAQYGLEPQESFVVALDDSDAVNRLGRRVTYKELSTAVRASVQGSNSETDASSPEQG is encoded by the coding sequence ATGAGCACCTACGTTGACATCCACATCATCCAGAATCTTCCGCCATCGTGCGTCAATCGTGATGACACCGGCTCCCCAAAGTCCGCAGTTTATGGGGGCGTGCGGCGCCTGCGCATTTCCAGTCAATCTTGGAAGCACGCCACACGTCTCTACTTCCAAGATCACCTCGACTCCAGTGAGCTAGGCACGCGCACAAAGCGCGTTGTAGGGTTACTTGCCAGCGAAATCACCACCCAGGCTGCCGATTTGGCTGACGATGCAGAAAACCTTGCGGAGGAGATTTTCAAGGCTGCGGGTATCAAGACCTCTTCTCCTCGTACGACGAAGGGTGCGGCGCCAAAACCTGCCGAATCTGGCTATCTGATCTTCCTGTCGTACCGGCAGATTGTTCAACTCGCGGAACTCGCCGTCAAGTGTTCGCACTCCGGGGCGCCTCTCGATAAGAAGGCAGTCAAGACTATCTTCAAGTCTGACAACTCCATTGACGTGGCACTCTTCGGACGGATGGTAGCCGACGACGCCGATCTCAACGTTGATGCCGCTTGCCAGGTTGCGCACGCGTTATCCACGCACGCAGCTGAAAATGAGTATGACTTCTTCACAGCAGTCGATGATGCCAAGGCGCGCTCCGATGCGGAAGAGGACGTCGGCGCAGGCATGATGGGAACGGTCGAATTCTCCTCCGCCACGGTCTACCGTTACGCCACCGTGAACCTCGACATGCTGCACGAAAACCTTGGGGATAAGGAGGCCACTTTACGCGCTCTCACAGCATTCGTTGATGGATTCGCCACCTCCATGCCTACCGGCAAGCAGAACACGTTCGCAAACCGTACGCTGCCAGATGCCATCGTCGTAATGGTTCGTGATGACCAGCCGATATCATTCGTCGGCGCGTTTGAGGAAGCCGTCAAGCAGGACTCTTCTCGCGGCTACGTTGCGCGGTCAATAGACGCCTTGGCAACATATGCTGACAAGGTCGTTGCCCAGTACGGCTTGGAACCGCAAGAGAGCTTCGTGGTCGCGCTTGACGATTCTGATGCCGTCAACAGACTCGGCCGGCGCGTGACCTATAAAGAACTCAGTACTGCTGTGCGCGCCAGCGTCCAGGGCAGCAATTCGGAGACAGACGCGAGCAGCCCGGAGCAAGGCTAA
- the casB gene encoding type I-E CRISPR-associated protein Cse2/CasB, producing the protein MSTTDTTQSTDGGEAENDRQKYRPRLSKLAHSLDQRIVGIQKKILQEHSDARANLAKLRHAAASAPGEVPSVWDLTAVDPAKYANGTERSGRVGDQPTPEELAAHTVMTLYAVHQQSRQQGMHRPGWGLGYAARELIGTGDEEQASKRARFDALVTSSTTAELRRHLRTFISLLRTEEIPLDYAMLADDLISFQYPGGPKEVRLRWSRQYYRIPPQDDGAPSSSDISDNTHNGEQAL; encoded by the coding sequence ATGAGCACTACAGATACAACGCAGTCAACGGATGGTGGAGAGGCCGAAAATGACCGGCAGAAGTATCGCCCCCGTCTCAGTAAGCTCGCCCACAGTCTTGATCAACGGATTGTGGGCATACAAAAGAAAATACTGCAAGAGCACTCCGATGCCAGAGCAAACTTGGCCAAATTGCGGCACGCTGCTGCAAGCGCACCTGGTGAGGTTCCCTCCGTCTGGGACCTAACCGCCGTCGATCCAGCGAAGTACGCCAATGGCACAGAAAGAAGTGGGCGAGTTGGAGACCAACCAACACCCGAGGAGTTGGCTGCCCATACCGTGATGACCCTGTACGCCGTGCACCAGCAGTCACGGCAGCAGGGAATGCACCGCCCCGGCTGGGGGCTCGGTTACGCAGCTCGTGAGTTGATTGGCACAGGTGATGAAGAACAGGCGTCGAAACGCGCCCGCTTCGACGCCCTGGTGACTTCATCAACGACCGCTGAACTACGCCGTCATCTACGTACCTTCATCTCGCTGCTGCGGACCGAAGAGATCCCTCTCGATTACGCCATGCTGGCCGACGACCTCATTTCATTCCAGTACCCGGGCGGCCCCAAAGAAGTCCGATTGCGTTGGTCGCGACAGTACTACCGCATACCACCACAGGACGACGGCGCACCCTCGTCATCCGACATATCCGATAACACACACAATGGAGAACAAGCATTATGA
- the cas5e gene encoding type I-E CRISPR-associated protein Cas5/CasD has product MLAAAEGRRRTDPVEDLIMLRFGVRIDQPGAVTRDFHTARTLDGKKSMPLSNRYYLSDAVFLAGIEGHRDVLERLDFALRHPRFPLYLGRRSCPPTLPVSLGLREGELLEVLRTEPWHASETYLRRTSESDVEILVDKKAVPEGESTDYAFGSRDVPFSFDPRRREYGFRDVERSKVHLRVVLPDQHDPMDAAQQAQEA; this is encoded by the coding sequence ATGCTCGCCGCCGCTGAAGGGCGACGACGCACGGACCCAGTTGAGGATCTCATTATGCTCCGTTTCGGAGTTCGGATAGATCAGCCGGGAGCCGTGACGCGCGACTTCCACACCGCACGTACATTGGACGGCAAAAAGTCCATGCCTTTATCGAACCGCTACTACCTTTCTGATGCGGTGTTCCTCGCTGGCATTGAGGGACACCGCGACGTTCTGGAGAGGCTCGACTTCGCGCTGCGTCATCCACGGTTCCCCCTCTATCTAGGGCGTCGTTCCTGCCCTCCGACATTGCCGGTCTCTTTGGGACTACGCGAAGGAGAGCTGCTGGAAGTTCTACGGACTGAACCGTGGCATGCCTCTGAAACGTATCTTCGCAGAACCTCAGAGTCCGATGTTGAGATTCTCGTCGACAAAAAAGCAGTTCCCGAAGGGGAATCCACCGACTACGCTTTCGGGAGTCGGGACGTTCCTTTTTCCTTCGATCCACGTCGGCGTGAATATGGGTTCCGAGATGTTGAGCGATCAAAGGTACATCTCCGGGTAGTGCTTCCCGACCAGCACGACCCTATGGATGCAGCCCAGCAAGCTCAGGAGGCATGA
- a CDS encoding DMT family transporter yields MRHHPAYRMRARYLNLLLLLCVCLTGATGFDGLSAPGAEATRAGSPLSTAAVTRAEIAALPSSKAAAGGDGTSVPEVPAGVEDLKAQGVESAKAQGVEAVTLERQHVVVILTGGLRWDQLDGDLTPELSAYAASGIMSNLVPLATRGAACPVDSWLAMSAGRQISPRALATRATCPRPTVFRGFPIQSWEAYEDALAATSSEGSLGTFGAILAEEGVSTQPIGTGAAFVLANPDGTAPRNYQVAPTSNMELAALVSSSASQYDLTIVDADAESYASDDERQAARIADFLEIEQRRAAGQDPDTTEGGSENPPDVVDGSTLTPQRRIYSAINTRRVEAILRDLPAGTRVLVASVVDIDTTSYMQLLVAADVPSAEASGTDDMALVPGLGWSESVRQDGVVQLADLDPTILSWLGITDHNIASGTPMSTVNPVAVPCSPDQACYTDRLSELDDQALHSGKIRTWRGRFVHWLTTAAIVYFLASLVLLAAPVYRRTLRFRWLREAWMLAGLTVAAVPLASFIVDMLHWWNTDSAELALVGGSWLLAGGIGVIALNFQRLWLPAPLVVIAGVTAASLTVDAALGSRVMADSPIGFNLLTAARFYGVGNEAYALIAAGTLIGLAFLGTWIRDRGVGVFRGKWAAVLTVGAIGLVVAAIDALPSLGADFGGVLSFLPALIVLVLLIAQTRISVGRVLGIVVVTGGIAAALAIVDWLRPAESRTHLGRFVQFIIDGELTDVISRKLATNIRLLFASTHRWVVLTALLLLFLALFQTLRRRPALGVDGKAIDQKWRPAWWNGARNWCVNMWGWLGPVQRVARADQTSEAEPMGSTAQTVGAVERVTSVDKVDAVRGVSVDAAGGAPADKSTSTGVRGFDLALSERVPALRDSLVSVAVCMALALCLNDSGIVLPGMAAIMVVPLLEVLVLRYVHVRGKSAQVHAFGGGNRAGEDGLFAGAEGIPASSSRADSYEPPVRT; encoded by the coding sequence ATGAGGCATCACCCGGCGTACCGTATGCGTGCTCGATACCTCAACCTTCTGCTCCTCCTCTGCGTGTGCCTGACGGGAGCGACTGGATTTGACGGTTTGTCGGCACCGGGTGCTGAAGCTACGCGGGCAGGTTCGCCTCTTTCTACGGCAGCGGTAACCAGAGCTGAGATCGCAGCGCTACCCTCCTCTAAGGCCGCTGCGGGCGGGGACGGGACGTCGGTTCCGGAAGTACCCGCAGGTGTCGAGGATTTGAAGGCGCAAGGCGTGGAGAGTGCGAAGGCGCAAGGCGTGGAGGCCGTGACGCTGGAAAGGCAGCACGTCGTCGTGATCCTCACCGGTGGTTTGCGATGGGATCAGCTCGATGGCGATCTTACGCCGGAACTCTCCGCCTACGCGGCGTCGGGTATTATGTCCAATCTTGTTCCGCTTGCCACTCGCGGGGCGGCGTGCCCGGTTGATTCGTGGCTGGCCATGTCCGCCGGGCGGCAGATTTCGCCGCGCGCGCTTGCAACGCGAGCGACCTGCCCGCGTCCGACCGTGTTCCGGGGCTTCCCCATCCAAAGTTGGGAAGCGTACGAAGACGCTCTGGCTGCTACATCTTCGGAAGGCTCATTGGGGACATTTGGGGCGATTTTGGCCGAGGAGGGTGTGAGCACTCAACCCATTGGAACGGGCGCGGCATTCGTATTGGCGAACCCGGACGGCACGGCGCCGAGAAACTATCAGGTGGCGCCGACGTCGAACATGGAGTTGGCGGCGCTGGTTTCCAGCAGTGCGTCCCAGTACGACCTCACTATCGTTGACGCCGACGCGGAGAGTTACGCCTCCGACGACGAGCGCCAAGCTGCACGTATCGCGGATTTCCTGGAAATCGAGCAACGCCGAGCTGCGGGGCAGGATCCTGATACCACCGAGGGAGGTTCCGAGAATCCGCCGGATGTAGTGGATGGTTCGACGTTAACGCCGCAACGAAGGATCTACTCGGCGATTAACACGCGGCGTGTCGAGGCAATCCTGCGCGATCTTCCTGCAGGAACACGGGTGCTGGTGGCATCGGTGGTTGATATTGATACCACCAGTTACATGCAGCTCCTAGTGGCGGCGGATGTGCCGTCAGCCGAGGCGAGCGGCACCGATGACATGGCGCTGGTGCCCGGGCTTGGATGGAGCGAGTCGGTGCGGCAGGACGGTGTCGTCCAGTTGGCAGATCTCGACCCGACCATTCTGAGTTGGCTGGGAATAACGGACCACAATATTGCCAGTGGCACGCCAATGAGTACCGTGAATCCGGTAGCGGTGCCATGTTCACCCGATCAGGCGTGTTACACGGATCGATTGAGTGAACTAGATGATCAAGCCTTGCATTCGGGCAAGATTCGTACCTGGCGCGGCCGGTTCGTTCATTGGTTGACGACGGCGGCCATCGTGTATTTCCTGGCATCGCTTGTGTTGCTCGCGGCGCCGGTGTATCGGCGTACGCTACGTTTCCGGTGGCTAAGGGAAGCGTGGATGCTTGCTGGGCTGACCGTTGCGGCGGTTCCGTTGGCGAGTTTCATCGTTGACATGCTGCATTGGTGGAATACCGACTCTGCAGAACTGGCGCTTGTGGGTGGCAGCTGGCTATTGGCCGGCGGGATCGGTGTGATTGCACTGAACTTTCAACGCTTGTGGCTACCGGCCCCACTTGTAGTGATAGCGGGGGTGACTGCGGCGTCGCTGACAGTGGATGCCGCTCTCGGTTCGCGTGTGATGGCCGATTCGCCGATTGGTTTTAATCTGTTGACGGCGGCGCGTTTTTATGGCGTCGGAAATGAGGCATATGCGCTGATTGCAGCGGGCACGTTGATTGGCCTCGCCTTCTTGGGCACATGGATTCGAGATCGCGGTGTCGGAGTTTTCCGCGGCAAGTGGGCAGCGGTGCTGACCGTGGGTGCAATTGGTCTTGTCGTTGCGGCGATTGATGCTCTGCCGAGCCTCGGTGCCGATTTCGGGGGAGTGCTATCCTTCCTGCCCGCACTCATTGTTCTTGTGCTCCTTATAGCGCAGACGCGGATTTCGGTGGGGCGCGTTCTTGGCATTGTCGTGGTTACCGGCGGTATTGCGGCTGCTTTGGCGATCGTGGACTGGTTGCGGCCGGCCGAGTCACGCACGCATCTGGGTCGCTTCGTCCAGTTCATTATCGACGGTGAACTAACCGACGTGATTTCGCGGAAGCTGGCGACAAACATCCGCCTATTGTTCGCCTCGACTCACCGCTGGGTGGTGTTGACCGCATTGCTTCTGCTGTTCCTGGCGCTGTTCCAAACGTTGCGACGGCGTCCAGCCTTAGGCGTGGATGGCAAAGCAATCGATCAGAAGTGGCGTCCGGCGTGGTGGAATGGTGCGCGCAACTGGTGCGTGAACATGTGGGGTTGGCTCGGTCCGGTGCAGCGCGTTGCGCGTGCCGACCAGACTTCCGAGGCGGAGCCGATGGGCTCGACGGCGCAGACCGTCGGGGCCGTAGAGCGGGTCACGTCAGTGGACAAGGTGGATGCGGTGCGCGGGGTATCTGTGGACGCTGCGGGCGGGGCACCTGCGGACAAGTCAACGAGCACGGGAGTAAGGGGCTTCGACCTAGCTCTGTCGGAGCGTGTGCCGGCCCTGCGGGATTCCCTGGTGTCGGTCGCCGTGTGCATGGCTTTGGCGCTGTGCTTGAATGACTCCGGCATCGTGTTGCCGGGTATGGCAGCGATTATGGTGGTTCCTCTGCTGGAGGTCCTTGTGTTGCGATATGTGCACGTGCGTGGGAAGAGTGCGCAAGTGCACGCCTTTGGTGGTGGCAACCGTGCGGGAGAGGATGGTCTGTTCGCGGGTGCGGAAGGCATACCTGCCAGCTCATCGCGCGCCGACTCGTACGAGCCGCCTGTTCGTACGTGA
- a CDS encoding class I SAM-dependent methyltransferase gives MEPSSSAVTTQQRWQMRVLPTLRGTILDLGAGTGVSASMLHPSVHWLALEPSPGRRLAAAVNSRPDSQLLSARAEQIPLEDASVDAAICSTVLCSVADPAATLGETIRVLRPGGVLVFYEHVVAAPGSKARRVQTMARPFTRRFGHGCDPCRDTADTINRAGFSSVQLQTTQISGLFGPLAPVIHGHAER, from the coding sequence ATGGAGCCTTCTTCGTCCGCCGTAACCACGCAGCAACGGTGGCAGATGCGAGTCCTTCCCACCCTCAGGGGCACGATCCTTGATCTCGGTGCGGGCACCGGAGTTTCCGCATCAATGCTGCATCCAAGCGTCCACTGGCTGGCACTTGAGCCCTCTCCCGGACGCCGATTGGCGGCCGCAGTTAATTCCAGACCTGATTCTCAGCTGCTGTCAGCACGCGCAGAGCAGATACCACTGGAAGACGCCAGCGTTGATGCAGCTATCTGTTCCACCGTTCTGTGTTCGGTTGCGGACCCGGCGGCCACTCTGGGCGAAACCATCAGAGTGCTACGACCCGGGGGCGTGCTGGTGTTCTACGAACACGTGGTTGCCGCTCCCGGCTCGAAAGCTCGTCGCGTTCAGACAATGGCACGCCCATTCACCCGACGCTTCGGTCATGGGTGCGACCCGTGCCGCGACACTGCGGACACGATTAACCGCGCCGGCTTCTCCAGTGTACAGCTGCAGACAACACAAATCAGCGGCCTGTTCGGTCCGCTCGCACCGGTCATCCACGGGCACGCAGAACGCTGA
- a CDS encoding NTP pyrophosphohydrolase produces MRRFFVWDVGARAGKVERDVIPQTPELVADEVENDLLFPPLFTEGPRFAMGVQPLPEGIERLADLPDDDPEQHRYMQAVGSELAMTIETRVPDPACGYIHYVLAREPVVDPDRWVLFSWDNGSEDLITVQLHPEEIFTGQ; encoded by the coding sequence ATGCGACGTTTCTTCGTTTGGGATGTAGGCGCCCGAGCCGGAAAGGTGGAACGAGACGTCATTCCCCAGACTCCCGAACTCGTCGCGGACGAAGTTGAGAATGACCTGCTCTTTCCCCCTCTTTTCACCGAGGGACCACGTTTCGCCATGGGAGTTCAACCCCTGCCGGAGGGAATCGAACGTCTTGCAGATCTGCCCGACGACGACCCCGAGCAACACCGGTACATGCAGGCTGTCGGCTCCGAGCTGGCCATGACCATTGAGACTCGCGTTCCCGACCCCGCTTGCGGCTACATCCACTACGTGTTGGCACGCGAACCAGTCGTCGATCCGGACCGCTGGGTCCTCTTCTCCTGGGACAACGGTTCCGAGGACCTCATCACCGTGCAGCTCCACCCGGAAGAAATCTTCACTGGGCAGTAG